One Glycine max cultivar Williams 82 chromosome 1, Glycine_max_v4.0, whole genome shotgun sequence genomic window, catgcataaaacaataataattaaatcattGTTTGACATGAAAAGTTAACGTTTCGCATAAAGATATATAATaagatgaattttaaaatagtattaTAAAAGTTATCATTTGTGATtaatataacaatataaaaactctCATACTGTTAGTGTattctaaataaattttatgaatgtatatcattattaatatttttatttaacatttgacattaaaaaaatattcttgtttaaactttttttcttgaaagtgaaatttctaaattaagattcttgaaaaaaattgataagtcacgttaaatttaaaatttgatcataaaattattttcaaaccaTTAAATGAAATTCTCAAATTGATACAGATGTTCAAATTCATCTCAATTATAGATTCATTTTGAAAGTATGTTTTTCATTGGGAAGTgagagatttgattttctaacttcaaaacaaaaaaggatataaaataatatgattattatttaCTCCTGTGATGATATTCAATGATAAGTGTCATGTGAAATTAAATTTACTGatttcaagtaaataattatagGAAAGTTAGCTGAGATTAAGTTTAGTTAGTAGAAAGAGATAGTTTCTCACTATATGAGAAATCAATAATCACCATCACAAAAGAGATATATATTTAGTATATGACTTTGTCTCAAATATGATTATCTATGGagaagaataatataaaaaatcaaaaaacaataacaagaatttttattttcatatatgaaGATGAGAATACTTTTATCCTTACccataaattatcattattaagaatatttttatgttttctactAAATATATCTCcctttttaaataacaaaacattttgttgccttaagttttttttttgtttttctgtaaGTATTTTCTTTggaaactaatatttttagagTCATAATcgaacattaaatataaatattttttcagtgAAAATTTAAATCCTGATTCAccgtattttattattttaatttttttgcggTATATATTTCATTGCTTTATTAACCTAGTGTCTtctaaattagtatttttttttttgtttatcatttttCGTTATTGACCGGATATTGATACTTGTTTTGGTCAACACAGCTTGATATATGGAACATGCCTTTGTCTTGTTCGTTGTGCTGAAGACTTTTTAGTCCAGACCCTTACTCCTCCACTCTGTCCATTGTTGCAGACTTGCAGGCTttatgagaaaaagaaatacgGTAATATCCAATCACTGGACGTTATAAAGCCTCGTGACACATTCCTTTGAGTTAAATGATATACAAAATAATGTAGACACCTGGGGTgcgataagaaaagaaaaaaaaaaaaagtgattgatttgattaatatataatgtgataaaaatagagaaataaaaattgttgTTGGGGAGAAATCATACCTTAGTGGAAGACCACCACATCAACATGTGATCTCAGACTCTCAGTCAATAATCGCTTGACACTTGAACTATTTGAAGATACTCACTAACAGGTAGGTAACGATGTTTAGGAGcttttgttttaagtttttttttttcccccttATCTTCCGCATATCTTTTTACTCTGCAAATCTCGTGCAAATATCACAGGTTAATACCACGTTTCCTCTACCAAAATACCTACTCCATCACGGAATTACAGATCGAGCTGTGTTATATGATATGTATGGTTGTTAATAGGAGGTAACATCAAATTCGCGATGGTGCAGTACCCTATTCCATTAACATCTTAATGCTTCAGAACTGACATTATCTTATTGTGATCAGCCATATGCAAAATATTCTAGCAACATATAACTTCTACAAGTTTATTTGAATCTTGGAAGGACCAAAATAGGTTTTGAAAAgagaacaacaaatataacaaGTTTCGTACAGCAATGGCATGGGGCTTGATCTGCAATTCCGGTGTTGTCTTAGAGAGTAGAGGCCATAGAGCAGTAATTTTTGGAGAGAAAACgacctttttaaattttacattaatcgGGTGATATGATTTTGCACCAGATTtactatcaattaaaatttaaaacttaaaacaaacGCTCGTAAAATCTTGCTTGTGagtatcttaaaataattagatgTCAATCAGTTATTGGCTAAGACCACAATTGATGTGGCGATCCTGAACCAAACGCTTGTAAAATTTCTAGTTGATGTCATTTGAAATTTGTGGATGTATAATCACACgtgtaaaaatttgaattcgggAATTGTTGTgagatacattttttttatatcttgttATTAGTACGGAGTATTTATCGATTTTGTTAGTAACTAATCTCTGTCATAAGATTTGGTTAAACTCTAGTAGtttcttcaaaatttccttCAAATGTGAAACCTTGAGTATTCACATATGCTTTTGTTATCCCCAATAATAGAACTCGATAGCAAATAGCCTCTTCCAAGGAACGCTCGTTTGGCTCGCAATAATTCAATTAGTTCATcgggcaaaaaaatattagacaTTCCATCTTTGGAAACCAATACTTTTGATGTTATTTGAGgcacaataatttctatataTCTATTATGAATGTGAACTCCCTAATAACCTTTGGTGAGGTTCTTATTTAAAAGAACAAAGTCTAATACTATTCATACTGATAACCTGTTAGTTGTTGTGAGATAGTATAAATCACTATTTTTCACAAGGAAATGTCATACGGAAGTTGTTCAAGGATCCATGCATAAATTgttaaaaagagaaatattagtaatacattgtttttttatcagtattttttctttatcaagtagcaacacattcttttaaatatattatttctaattaatttcaattaaccATATAGAGTGTTAGAAGGATAAAGTTGAAGAAAGTGTCGttaatatttgataattgaaatttaagttaaattgaTAGTCAATTTGGTTAGGAGTGATTACAATTTCTTCACTTTaacattgtttttaatgaaataataaagaaattgatATCATTGTAATCTTTGACCAACAggattcaaaagaagaaaatttcaagtgctccaaagaaaattaatgcaaaaacgtaaagaaaaagtcttgaagaaaaagttgaagattGAGACAACTCGCTTAACACCCAACACAGGCCCAACACGTCTCCTCGCTTAGTTGTCAGCTCAAGATTAACGCGAAGAAGACCCACGAAGAAACCCAAAAACGCGCTTAGCGCAaactgtgcgctaagcgagtgaTCATCGCTATACTCGTTAAGAATAGAAGGCCCGCTTAGCGCAAGGTAGCCTGAATTGTAAGCTACCTTATGCCTATAAAAGGGAAGACATCCTAAGCTTGAACATCTATAAGAGGAAAACCCTCTTCTTAGTCCATTATCTCCTTCTCTTCTATTATCCATCCTTCTTCTTCTATCCATATTAGACCTTAAAGTGCAAAATCTCTCATGaaaatgagaggctaaactccATTGTTAGGAGCTTGGCAGATCAACTCTTGTAATATAACTCTTCCTTATTATCTgtgtttaatgaaattttatttttattgatatttacTATGACGTTTATTTATGGTCTAGCCATCCATATAGTGTTTAGGGAATAATGCATTGAAAGATGATTATTTTCTAAAGGACTGGGAAATGGTATCTAAATGAAATCATTGTTAGAAAtagattgatatttgtttagcctCATTCATCTTTAatcttaatgtaatttattatttttatctttgtaaagaAATTTGGAGAGAaaagaatagataaattaggttcTTCATACGGGAAATCAAAGATAGCGTGTCTTAATAGATGTAGGTGAAAATAGGGatattttatcatctttttatcattagatagagaaaatcattaacattgcaTCACAAGTGGTTTTGGCATGTTAGGCTCCAACATATTTGCATTCTGAATTCATCTTCTTATCATcatctttatcttttacttttcttatcttttacattaaaatctctaatctattttatcttctacatttttttatctttatcatcttttacttTAAATTGTTATCTTATCTTCTACCTCTCTTTATCTCCTATTTTAACTTTCTTatcctttttatcttttaatttctttaaattttacatcTACACTTCCTTATCTCTTTTACTCTCTTCTCTTGCTTAAAAATTGGGATATACACCAACTCAAGTAAGAACAAATTCCATGtgaattcgacactcggactttcgAATACTTTCCTATTTGAGACAAGTTGGTGCACTTACCAATGATAACAGTTATCTATTgaattttcactactaaaaatgtctttcaaagacggttcttTAAGGCTTTTAAAAACGGTTTAGAATTATCTTTGAAGTGAGCATTGTGGAAAGTCAATTCTTTTCATGATGGTTTTGTGATCATCTTCGTAGGGTGCTATTTTTAAGACGAATTACTAATAAACTATCTtagaattagtttttaaaaaaacgcaaaaacaaaaatgattctaagacgatttttgaacaaaaaccatcttaaaaaaGTACATTTTCTAAGAAATTTTTTCctgaaaccgtcttagaatgtttttctttaatttaaagattgagaattctaagacggttttctcaaaaatcgtcttaaaaagtCGATTTTCTAAGATAGTTTTGGTAAGAatttcttaaaatgttttttaacaaaaaaattgaaaaaattaaggatTCTAAGTCGTTTTtccaaaaatcatcttagaaaatagattttttaagacgattttttagacaatcgtcttagaatatttttttcttaaaaattaaaaaaaaaatgaggattctaagacgttttttttagaaatcgtcttagaatataaactttctaagacgatttttcagagaatcatcttagaatgtctttttaaaaaaaaagttgactagaaattaatataattctACTAAAAATGAGTCAATATATCAAGAATTGGAGATggaaaattcttataaaataatagaaaaggtAATCAATATGGATGGTGAAAATTCTAGAGAATATGATAAAAACCTAAATACATAAAGGGCCCAAGAAACGATTAACAAATTTTACAGAGATATGTGTTTGCTACATTTAAATGACTCTGAAAGTTTGCACAAGCTAATGACACTAGATAATGAGTTGATACAATTGCTAATGTTGTAGGTAAAGGGGTCATTTTATTGAACTCTTctgcatacaaaaaaaaagtaattagtcCTAGATAAGTTCAGAACACAAAACAGTATAGAAGAGTAGTTGTGGTTGGACTACCTCCATCTAAGTTTGTCTTAAACTCAAAATAGTCAGCCCATGCTAATCATTGTTAGTGACGAGCTAAGAATTTTcaaattggaatttttttacaaatactaataaaattGTACTTGAAAAACTAAGGAAAGATGTCCTATCATAGCTAACCTAGTAGcctatttttatattacataCACTAAAATATCCCTTAGGGGaactaaaatatgtaaaatgacCTGCAGTTGAGATGTTATCTTATAATCTAATATCTAACAAAAAGTCACCAGAAACATGTTAAAATTACAATACAAAAGTTGAATCATCATACAACTCACTAGAAACAATAGAGAAAGTTGATATGAGGGGACCATAAACTTCACTAATATGAACCCTTGTAGTCCCCTTGTTAGCCAGTAGAATTGAATCGATGAAATATTTAGCAATACCACTACCTAACACTTCTCGATCTCCTACATAGtaaatattttcatcattttccaTCACCTATACATTCTTTCCACCACAATTAACATGAAAACAATGTGAATCTGcaataatagaaaaatgaagTTAGAAAATTTCTGCCAAGTTAAACAAGGTGAAACAATCATTAGTTCTACAAGCAGGTTgatcattttagtccttataccCAGAAGTTTAATAAGTAAactttaggaactaaaaaaatctacttattaactataaggactaaaagggaTAAGTTTGGaaactataaagactaaatgggtaattaaacctacaaattaaaataaaatattcttcaacGAGATTTACTATAACAGTCTACAATAAGTTTTGCTACGACCAGATttactaaaacaaataaataaaatatgatccattaatattataaatatgaaaaaaatgaaacaaataataatgtacCTAAAAGTAATACCTTAAGAAGTTTCAATACTAGTAATCTCAACACTTGCAGTTCCAACACTTGGTGTCCCAATAGTAGCAGTATTTAAAGTCAAATCAAAccattcttaaaattttgatcaattttgaTCGGTTCGATTCAGTTTTGATTGAATTTATAAATCTAAACTCATGAATCAATTCGtacatttatgattttaatcaaTTCAATTCGATTTTGACGCAAATACATAAATGATCTAACTCAAACTATTCATATTGAGTTGGGTCAATTCGAATTTAAAGATGACTTGTATCCGTGAACACCCCTTGTCAaggtgaaagaagaagaaaaaaaattcttaacccAAACTCAGATTGCAAATACCTTAACTAGAATAATTGCcgttaaaatagtaaaattcacttgaaattaggtTTGTCTCGCGGTTTCCTCCCTCTAAGCGAAACATGCATGTGTTTAAGTATTAGTCTCatctaagaaaaaagaaatgccTTCAGTTTCATTCTCAAAGTTCATGGTCCAGCAGAGCCTGCCCCATTTGGTATTCTCATTGTATATGATTACTTCAAAATAGTAAAACTACTATTGGGACAAGGCACCCAAAAAGGCAATACCATTAAATGTTCCGTTAAAAGGCTTTCGGCCATGTACTTATATAGGTTTTAAGCTCCCACTCAATCTGAAAACAATTTTCACCTTATATGTGTTTGCGACaggcataattaattaaatgtgaaAGTATTGATTTGGTATGACAATAAAACTAGCTACATACTACAAAAACGAAAAAAACATCAATATAAATATCTTGATTAAAGCTTAAATAGTGAATTATACACTATTAACGATTcctgccgataaaaaaaaaatattactttcacCATTCTCTCTATGCAATTGAATTGAACAGATTACAAATTTTTACACCATATTAGCAAAAGAGGGAATTCGGTGTAACTCTTCTTCGATGAAACCCTTCATAatccaattcaattcaattagcCTAGTTGTGACTAAGAGTAAGTGCGTGTTTGGAAATGATTATTTAACATGGATTCCAGTTTCTCCTTACGTCCGACAGTTCAAATACGCAGAAATAAGTCTTTCTAACTTCAAGCATACGTGTGTCAGATGATATCGGATCAAGTATCAACCACGTTTTAAACATAGAGATACAATGTTTTTACTTTGAAATCAAGATAGTGGCCAACAATTGGTTCAATTGATAAGGGTAAAACTCATTTCACAatacatgacttcaattttggTATTATGCAAGAACTTTGTTAATACATAATTTAACGAGTTTTGGACTCAACTCAGGTAAACTTTAATGGATAAAAAGGATCACCTATATTAACTGACAAGCATGGTGCCACTAGCCCTTTAAATAGTGggaatcattttgtaattaggCAAAAAATGCTGAGATGCATCATCCACCAGGAGCAAGAAAAGATGGGAAACAGAATGTGTGCAAGTGAAAAATTCCGACATGAGAATAGGATAAGTGAATAGAGACATAGTGATGGAAAATTTTCGATTTAAGAGAAGAAGTGGGCCACATtttgtctattggggaaggagcaGGCAAGCAAACGTTCACTGGTGTTGGAACTTGCGTTCCCCGGTAAACAAGTTTCGCCTAAAACACTTTGGTCTGCTCTTAGTCCCCACACCCACATGACTCTGGTTCTCTTTTCCACTATACTAACTCATGATAAATACCCCCCCTCCCCTCTACCCCATAATCCACACTTCCCAAACCCTCTACTAAAACATTCAAAGTTTAGTTTGAACAAGGTGCATCAGGAGAGCAAAATAATGGCcataaaaaaatccaataaaCTACCACAAGCTGTTGTTCTCAAGCAAATTGTCAAGAGATGCTCAAGTTTTGGCAAGAAGCAGACCTACAATGAAGAGGGTCTTCCCGATGATGTGCCAAAAGGCCATTTTGCGGTATATGTTGGGGATAACAGGACCAGATATATTATCCCAATTTCATGGCTGGCTCAGCCCCAGTTCCAAAGTCTGCTTCAAAGAGCTGAGGAGGAGTTTGGCTTCACCCATGACATGGGACTTACCATACCCTGTGATGAAGTTGCTTTTGAGTCCTTAACCTCCATGATGAGATAAGAAAGGAGAGGGAACTACTACACATTTGAGAGACGGAGGATAACCATCATAATTCCCTCGTCAAGTGGTGATTTTACTAGTAAAAAAGTCCCCTTGTCAAGTGGTGGTTATGACTTGGTCGCTACTATATTAACATTTTACGTTTGGTGTTGtaattgtgtatatatatatatatatatatagcatgcaAGATAGATATATAGATTGATGTCCAAGTAGTTTTTCTTGGCAATgctatttgtttctttaaagAGTGGTGATTTAAATGAAGCAATGTTGTTCATGGGGGGTATTACCCcgtttaatattttatacccTCTTTGTTTTAACTTGCTTTTGCTTGCTTGATAAATTAGCTTGAATATTGAAAGAGTTGTGGTTAAATCCAAGAAAGATGTACAACATTCAAAACTTTtggcaaaaacaaaattgagaacTGCCAAGTTAAATTGGAGTTGTGCATTTCATAATTTAGAAGAGGCAAGTCTTAAAATACATATCTCGAACGGTTTTGGTCAGTCACAGGCGTTACGAGGATAAGGAGAATAAGCAAATGAATGCAAGGGACACTATTGCAGAGGGTAAATTTTATTGTAGTTTTACAAGCTCCGTTTTGTCTAATCCCAAATTAAATTTGGGTAGCGTTCTGATATTCTTGTTTGATAGTCTTATCCATTATCTTGTAATTTAGATGAATGTCAAGTGGTGGTGTATCAATAGTTGAAAGTTGGACATAGACAGGCTGTCACCAAATTCTAAAACTGCAATAGTTTATTAGCATTACGAAATGCAATAAAAAACTGCAATGTAATACTTATCATTAATCATGCATGATGTCACATCCCTTTCGGATAAGATGCGTGGTACGctacattctctctctctctctctcaatagAGAGAATTTTATTGACCAAAAGAATAATCACTGCAAATATGACAAGAGAGAGAAGTAGCCAGCATCATGTTTAGCCTTGCATGGGAAAAGTTTGTTCATCATTCATTAGTCACGAACTCTTTTCATGCATTATTAGCATCTTGCTATCTCAGCTAACGTGACCTAAACTCCAATTAACCAAATCTGGACGTGTTTAAATTCATCGTCTCAGTCCACGATTAAGGTCTGGCTGTTTGTTTGTGCTTCTTATAAatatcaatgttttttttaaatttaatttaaaaaatatttaaaattttatgataattagatacatgcttttttaaaaaaataaaaattcattaagttataataatagtaatttttgaaaaagggcctcattttatattttattttatatataagaataagaatatataatttatccAATCACACCCCTAATCTGAAGATGGACATTCTCAATAATGTTTCATTTACTCTTCCAGCCGACATGGGACAACAACAGTACCTGTCCTTACAATTGCAAGTACTGAGATATTTTCCTTCTAAGTTACCTGAGAATTATAGTACATACATTGGCCCCATATAGTATCTACTCAGAGTACGTGTAAATTCCGTAATTTACcattacataattaattaaattataggccTCCGGCAAATGCCTGCTTAATCTGTCTGCAACTTTGTTCATTTGGTATGCACATGGAAATGAGGCCTCATAGTTCATCTAATGGGGTCCCCTGGGCAATTAAACGCGTAGTCCTTTTGTCCCTTCCTTGATCAACAGATGACAAAATCTAATTATCTTAAGCCACAGAAATAAAGCAGAAGTTCagcttgttttctttgatattgttAGGCTGCTATACTATGGACAAGTGTGTGTCATAAGAGAGTCAGAGTCGAACCTTTGTCCGATTctttcaatattaattttattagcttagaactttaaattaattaggTTGATAGTCACCCACTAATGTCGATCGGATGTCTGCATGTATAGAGGACAAGGAATTAGGGATCAATTAATCACTGTATAATTGTCCCAGCaagaaaatagttaaattataataaatagtatttttattgtaataattattgaccaaggaaaaaaaaggacaaCAAATTGAAATGATAGCAACACTTTTcaataaggaaaagaaaatattgacaGGTTAACCACTAAAGTTCACATGTGAAAGTACTATTGTACAAGACATGAACTCTTTATGCCGTCGACCTTGCTCTCTGTACTGCATGATTCAAATATAATGATGAAGGTAAGCACGAATCCCGTGGTTCCCATGTTCTGTTAGATGAACTTTTCATGATCTTCTTCTAAATATTCACTGGTCGAGTCATGTGTGATTGTGTACTGTATCCTAAGATGCAAGTTCTAAATCCAAATTCTTTTGATGATCAGTGGGACAAGGATGAAGCTTATAAAAGGAGACATTATGTCCATTCAAGATAATGATGTAGTATTTATTTGCATGATGTGGAAGGATGCGgggtttatttaaaaaatgggcCTTCACTGCTAATATGCACCATCCTTATACTCTAATCTAATGAGCATCAACCTATCATGCATGTACAATTTAAAATTGGCTAAACACCAAAATTGATTGGATGAGAAATTAGCAATTTCtgaaaatttatatgaaaaatacatGGGGCTAATGAATGGTAGGTTAAGTAATTAGCAACAATCTGGCAATTTAGCTAACTCAATCCCTAGAGAGTGCTCAATCTAATTTATCCTTTTTCATTCTTGCAGATACaatatgtaattaataaaacttttctagCAAACTCCCTGCCAATAGCTCTAGAAAATCATTAAAAGCACCCAAACCCAAAAGtccaacaaaataataaatttcaaatattaaccTGTATTCTGATGTACTTCATAGACAAGACTTGCTTTTTGCACGCTGTTTTCCAAATCTAAAACCCTCCATTTGATTATTTGAAGATGCACATAAGGTAGGTTCGGTTGCTGAAGAAGTAGTAGGGCAGACATGTCAGGTTCATGAACACAAATAAAACCTAGCGTTGCCCACGTAcccatttttctgtattttaaaTGTTGTACACTCATCAATACCACGTCAACAAGTCCTAAACTAATACCAAACACACAAGCTCAACCactttaagaaattataaaatcagtATATCAAGTATATATGTCTCCCAAAATTCAAACTAAATGTTCAACTATGACATCTATTTGCACGATTTAATGGAGACAAAGTAATGGTTCACTGTCCTCATCTTCTTTGGGTGCTTTTGCTTCCATCAAAACGTGGATTCCAGGTGCATCCTAAAATATTGTCCGTAAGACGatggttttaaattttagttgagCTTGCACGTgaaatgttttcaatttttcatccgTGATTGAGCACGAAAATGAGTGTATGCTATTGGTtagcttttcttctttttaaattag contains:
- the LOC100776099 gene encoding auxin-responsive protein SAUR50, encoding MTLVLFSTILTHDKYPPSPLPHNPHFPNPLLKHSKFSLNKVHQESKIMAIKKSNKLPQAVVLKQIVKRCSSFGKKQTYNEEGLPDDVPKGHFAVYVGDNRTRYIIPISWLAQPQFQSLLQRAEEEFGFTHDMGLTIPCDEVAFESLTSMMR